In Hemibagrus wyckioides isolate EC202008001 linkage group LG21, SWU_Hwy_1.0, whole genome shotgun sequence, the following proteins share a genomic window:
- the klhdc8a gene encoding kelch domain-containing protein 8A, which produces MAVPAAHEFHWQNLARLSSGRVYHSLAEVGGQLYMLGGCDATGRATNCMELYCPEVDQWVSLPPMPTARAGAAVAVLGKQLLVVGGVGKEQRPLKAVEVYNTEEGKWRKRSSLREDLMGLAVTVKDGRAFAVGGMGADLLPRSVLQQYDLRKDVWALLPPMPTPRYDASICLQGSKIYVAGGRQCKRLVKVFEVFDTDSRTWSSLPSMPCKRSYSGVLWDSTGRLCWLGGLRQGGIHQSSKFTKNVSIFDTSQGSWLKSEETVAMKTKRADFVAAIVRGRMLVAGGLGHQPSMLDTVEAFHPEKRKWESLAPMTTPRCSASSIVIRDRLLVVGGVNQIPSSAHEILYVKEEEVV; this is translated from the exons ATGGCGGTGCCCGCGGCTCACGAGTTCCACTGGCAGAACCTGGCACGCCTGTCAAGTGGGCGCGTGTATCACTCTCTAGCCGAAGTCGGAGGTCAGCTATACATGCTGGGGGGCTGTGACGCCACCGGACGAGCCACCAACTGCATGGAGCTCTACTGCCCAGAGGTGGACCAGTGGGTGAGTCTGCCCCCGATGCCTACGGCCAGAGCAGGTGCCGCTGTAGCGGTGTTAGGCAAGCAGCTTCTCGTGGTGGGAGGTGTAGGCAAGGAGCAGCGCCCTCTCAAAGCTGTGGAGGTCTACAACACCGAGGAGGGcaagtggaggaagaggagttCGTTGAGGGAGGACTTGATGGGGCTCGCTGTTACTGTTAAAg ACGGCAGAGCCTTCGCTGTTGGTGGAATGGGAGCAGACCTGCTGCCCAGAAGCGTTCTCCAGCAGTACGACCTTCGCAAGGACGTCTGGGCCCTTCTGCCGCCCATGCCCACCCCTCGCTATGATGCTAGCATCTGCCTTCAGGGATCCAAGATAtatgtagcag GTGGGCGTCAGTGTAAGCGTTTGGTAAAAGTATTTGAAGTTTTTGACACGGACAGCCGCACCTGGTCTTCGCTACCCAGCATGCCTTGTAAGAGATCCTATTCCGGGGTGCTGTGGGATAGCACAGGGCGCCTCTGCTGGCTGGGAGGTCTTCGTCAAGGAGGCATCCATCAAAGCTCCAAGTTCACCAAGAATGTCAGCATCTTTGACACCAGCCAGG GATCTTGGTTGAAATCTGAAGAAACCGTTGCCATGAAGACAAAACGTGCAGACTTTGTAGCAGCCATCGTACGTGGAAGAATGCTTGTGGCCGGTGGACTGG GTCATCAGCCCTCGATGCTGGATACTGTCGAGGCTTTCCAtcctgaaaaaagaaaatgggagAGTCTGGCTCCCATGACAACCCCACGCTGCTCCGCATCCAGCATCGTTATCCGTGACCGCCTGTTGGTGGTGGGGGGCGTCAATCAAATCCCAAGCTCCGCCCATGAGATTCTTTACGTGAAGGAGGAAGAGGTTGTTTAG